The sequence below is a genomic window from Streptosporangium lutulentum.
CAGTAGGTCACCTGGATGGTCGGCCTCCGCGTCGATGTGCGCGCGGATGTCGTCGAACTCCGAGCGGGTCATGGTGCTCACCTCCACTGCGGAGTCAGGATTCTGACCCTCGCGAGTACTTCGTATCCAGAGTGGGTTGCGGATGGCTTGACGTCTGCTTGCGTGCTTCGACTTCCTACGAACGTTTGAGACGCGCGAGGGCCGGGGATGGTTGGCAAGTTGTCTCTGTGACGCGAGAGTCCTGGTAGTGTTCATCTCGCAGGGCGAAGAGCTCCGGGGCCTTGAATCCCCGGGTAGGTGAGCCGCCCAGCAACTCCTCTCACCAAAGCCTGACAAATCGGGCGTGTCTGCACAGTTGACACAAACCGAATGTCGGAGTAAGTTAGAGGGGTTGCCCTGGAAACAGGGCAGTCGAGATCCTAGCGGATTTCGCGGGTTCGATGGAAACGGATGCGCAAGCGCCGATTTCACTCGGACCGGGCGGACCTGCTAAGATCGGAACACAGAAACGAACACAGCACAACAGAAAACACAACGAACGCCCCGGATGGTCAGCCCTGGTGGGCTTGGTCACTCCGGTGTACGCGTCCGTTTCTTGAGAACTCAACAGTGTGTTAAAAGCCAGTGCATGATGCACAACCCCGTTCATCCCACCCTTCGGGTGGGGGACGGATTCCTTTGGTTGATACACGCGCCCCTCTTGTGTGAGGGGCGGGTGCTTTCAGCTGGGGTGAACTTTTTCAGACATTGTTTGGAGAGTTTGATCCTGGCTCAGGACGAACGCTGGCGGCGTGCTTAACACATGCAAGTCGAGCGGAAAGGCCCTTCGGGGTACTCGAGCGGCGAACGGGTGAGTAACACGTGAGTAACCTGCCCCTGACTCTGGGATAAGCCCGGGAAACTGGGTCTAATACCGGATACGACACCTCCTCGCATGGGGTGGGTGTGGAAAGTTTTTCGGTCAGGGATGGACTCGCGGCCTATCAGCTTGTTGGTGGGGTAACGGCCTACCAAGGCGACGACGGGTAGCCGGCCTGAGAGGGCGACCGGCCACACTGGGACTGAGACACGGCCCAGACTCCTACGGGAGGCAGCAGTGGGGAATATTGCGCAATGGGCGAAAGCCTGACGCAGCGACGCCGCGTGGGGGATGACGGCCTTCGGGTTGTAAACCTCTTTCAGCAGGGACGAAGTTGACGTGTACCTGCAGAAGAAGCGCCGGCTAACTACGTGCCAGCAGCCGCGGTAATACGTAGGGCGCAAGCGTTGTCCGGAATTATTGGGCGTAAAGAGCTCGTAGGTGGCTTGTCACGTCGGGTGTGAAAGCTTGGGGCTTAACTCCAGGTCTGCATTCGATACGGGCTGGCTAGAGGTAGGTAGGGGAGAACGGAATTCCTGGTGTAGCGGTGAAATGCGCAGATATCAGGAGGAACACCGGTGGCGAAGGCGGTTCTCTGGGCCTTACCTGACGCTGAGGAGCGAAAGCGTGGGGAGCGAACAGGATTAGATACCCTGGTAGTCCACGCTGTAAACGTTGGGCGCTAGGTGTGGGGACCTTCCACGGTTTCCGCGCCGTAGCTAACGCATTAAGCGCCCCGCCTGGGGAGTACGGCCGCAAGGCTAAAACTCAAAGGAATTGACGGGGGCCCGCACAAGCGGCGGAGCATGTTGCTTAATTCGACGCAACGCGAAGAACCTTACCAAGGCTTGACATTGCCCGGAAACACTCAGAGATGGGTGCCTCTTCGGATCGGGTGACAGGTGGTGCATGGCTGTCGTCAGCTCGTGTCGTGAGATGTTGGGTTAAGTCCCGCAACGAGCGCAACCCTTGTTCAATGTTGCCAGCAACACTTTCGGGTGGTTGGGGACTCATTGGAGACTGCCGGGGTCAACTCGGAGGAAGGTGGGGATGACGTCAAGTCATCATGCCCCTTATGTCTTGGGCTGCAAACATGCTACAATGGCCGGTACAGAGGGCTGCGATACCGCAAGGTGGAGCGAATCCCTAAAAGCCGGTCTCAGTTCGGATTGGGGTCTGCAACTCGACCCCATGAAGTCGGAGTCGCTAGTAATCGCAGATCAGCAACGCTGCGGTGAATACGTTCCCGGGCCTTGTACACACCGCCCGTCACGTCACGAAAGTCGGCAACACCCGAAGCCCGTGGCCCAACCAGCTTGCTGGGGGGAGCGGTCGAAGGTGGGGCTGGCGATTGGGACGAAGTCGTAACAAGGTAGCCGTACCGGAAGGTGCGGCTGGATCACCTCCTTTCTAAGGAGCACCGACCGTGCAGCGCAAGCTGCGGGGTCTACGCCGTGTTCGTGAGCGTTCGTCTCACGCATGGCACGCTCATTAGTGGAGCACTGGCTACTCGGTTCGGCGGGATCGCTGACCGGCAAGTACCGCCCACGCTCTTCGGAGCATGGGAGTGGGAACGACGGTTTCAGGGGTTCGGCCGGGGTGAACACACTGTTGGGTCCTGAGGAAACGGGCCGCTTTCGGGTCACCGCCGTCGGGTGGTGGCCTGGGTAAGTGGCTGCTCGCCCCTGTTGTGGGGTTGGGCGCCGTTGGTTCCTCGTTTGCGGGACTGTTCTCCTGCCACATCGGCTCATCACCTCTTCGCGGGGGTGTGGGTGTCTGGTGGTGGGGTGGATACGGTCGCTGTTTGTTGTTTGAGATTTGCATAGTGGACGCGAGCATCTTTGTGGCCAAGTTTTTTAGGGCACACGGTGGATGCCTTGGCATCAGGAGCCGATGAAGGACGTGGGAGGCTGCGTTAAGCCCCGGGGAGTCGCCAACCAGACGTTGATCCGGGGATGTCCGAATGGGGAAACCTAGCACCAGTCATGTGGTGTTGCCTCCGCCTGAATGTATAGGGCGGTTGGTGGTAACGCGGGGAAGTGAAACATCTCAGTACCCGTAGGAAGAGAAAACAAATAGTGATTCCGTGAGTAGTGGTGAGCGAAAGCGGAACAGGCTAAACCGTTCGCGTGTGATAGCCGGCAGGCGTTGCGCGGGCGGGGTTGTGGGACCCTCTAGCAGGAACTGCCGTTTCTGCAAACAGTAAAAAATCCTTTCGATAGTCGAAGCCTCTGGGAAGGGGCGCCACAGACCGTGAGAGTCGGGTAGGCGAAATCGGTTGGACTGTTTGAGGGGATCCCAAGTAGCACGGGGCCCGAGAAATCCTGTGTGAATCTGCCAGGACCACCTGGTAAGCCTAAATACTCCCTGATGACCGATAGTGAACAAGTACCGTGAGGGAAAGGTGAAAAGCGCCCCGGTGAGGGGTCGTGAAATAGTACCTGAAACCGTGTGCCTACAAGCCGTAGGAGCGTAAACACTTTTCGGAGTGTTTGTGATGTGACTGCGTGCCTTTTGAAGAATGAGCCTGCGAGTTATGGTGTGTGGCGAGGTTAACCCGTGTGGGGGAGCCGTAGCGAAAGCGAGTCTGAATAGGGCGTTTGAGTCGCATGCTGTAGACCCGAAGCGGAGTGATCTAGGCATGGGCAGGTTGAAGCGCGGGTAAGACCGCGTGGAGGACCGAACCCACCAGGGTTGAAAACCTGGGGGATGACCTGTGTTTAGGGGTGAAAGGCCAATCAAACTCCGTGATAGCTGGTTCTCCCCGAAATGCATTTAGGTGCAGCGTTGCGTGTTTCTTGCCGGAGGTAGAGCACTGGATGGCTAATGGGCCCGACAAGGTTACTGACGTCAGCCAAACTCCGAATGCCGGTAAGTGAGAGCGCAGCAGTGAGACTGCGGGGGATAAGCTCCGTAGTCGAGAGGGAAACAGCCCAGACCACCGACTAAGGCCCCTAAGCGTGTGCTAAGTGGGAAAGGATGTGGAGTCGCAGTGACAACCAGGAGGTTGGCTTAGAAGCAGCCACCCTTGAAAGAGTGCGTAATAGCTCACTGGTCAAGTGATTCCGCGCCGACAATGTAGCGGGGCTCAAGTACACCGCCGAAGTCGTGGCATTCACACGTATGCTGAGCCTTTGTGGTTTAGGTGTGTGGATGGGTAGGGGAGCGTCGTGCGGCCGGCGAAGCGGCAGAGTGATCTAGTCGTGGAGGCCGTGCGAGTGAGAATGCAGGCATGAGTAGCGAATCAGAAGTGAGAAACTTCTGCGCCGGATGACCAAGGGTTCCTGGGCCAGGCTAATCCGCCCAGGGTAAGTCGGGACCTAAGGCGAGGCCGACAGGCGTAGTCGATGGACAACGGGTTGATATTCCCGTACCCGCTACGATGCGCCAATACTGAATCCAGTGATACTAAGGGTCCTTAAGTCCCTCGTTTGCATCCTTCGGGGTGTGTAGGGGTGAGGCTGAACGCCTGGCCTGAACTGGTAGTAGGTAAGCGATGGGGTGACGCAGGAAGGTAGCCCAGCCCAGGCGATGGTAGTCCTGGGGTAAGCATGTAGGGAGAGAGGTAGGCAAATCCGCCTCTCATGTAATCCTGAGATGTGATGCCGAGCCGATTGTGGCGAAGTGGGTGATCCTATGCTGCCGAGAAAAGCCTCTAGTGAGTGTCGTGGCGGCCCGTACCCCAAACCGACTCAGGTGGTCAGGTAGAGAATACCAAGGCGATCGGGTGAACTGTGGTTAAGGAACTCGGCAAATTGCCCCCGTAACTTCGGGAGAAGGGGGGCCTCCGCTGGTGATCAGACTTGCTTTGTGAGCTGGTGGGGGTCGCAGAGGCCAGGGGGAAGCGACTGTTTACTAAAAACACAGGTCCGTGCGAAGTCGTAAGACGATGTATACGGACTGACGCCTGCCCGGTGCTGGAACGTTAAGGGGACCGGTTAGCGCACTTCGGTGTGCGAGGCTGAGAACTTAAGCGCCAGTAAACGGCGGTGGTAACTATAACCATCCTAAGGTAGCGAAATTCCTTGTCGGGTAAGTTCCGACCTGCACGAATGGCGTAACGACTTCCCCGCTGTCTCAACCGCAGACCCGGCGAAATTGCACTACGAGTAAAGATGCTCGTTACGCGCAGCAGGACGGAAAGACCCCGGGACCTTCACTACAGCTTGACATTGGCGTTTGGAACGTCTTGTGTAGGATAGGTGGGAGACTTTGAAGCTATCACGCTAGTGGTGGTGGAGTCATTGGTGAAATACCACTCTGGTCGTTTTGAACGTCTAACTTCGGTCCGTGATCCGGATCAGGGACAGTGTCTGGTGGGTAGTTTAACTGGGGCGGTTGCCTCCTAAAGAGTAACGGAGGCGCCCAAAGGTTCCCTCAGCCTGGTTGGTAATCAGGTGTCGAGTGTAAGTGCACAAGGGAGCTTGACTGTGAGACCGACGGGTCGAGCAGGAGCGAAAGCTGGGACTAGTGATCCGGCGGTGGCATGTGGAAGCGCCGTCGCTCAACGGCTAAAAGGTACCCCGGGGATAACAGGCTGATCTTCCCCAAGAGTCCATATCGACGGGATGGTTTGGCACCTCGATGTCGGCTCGTCGCATCCTGGGGCTGGAGTAGGTCCCAAGGGTTGGGCTGTTCGCCCATTAAAGCGGTACGCGAGCTGGGTTTAGAACGTCGCGAGACAGTTCGGTCCCTATCCGCTGCGCGCGCAGGAGACTTGAAAGGAGCTGTCCCTAGTACGAGAGGACCGGGACGGACGAACCTCTGGTGTGCCAGTTGTTCCGCCAGGAGCATGGCTGGTTGGCTACGTTCGGAAGGGATAACCGCTGAAAGCATCTAAGCGGGAAGCTCGCCTTGAGATGAGGTCTCCCACCACGTGAGTGGGTAAGGCCCCCGGGAGACGACCGGGTTGATAGGCCGGAGGTGGAAGCACGGTAACGTGTGGAGCTGACCGGTACTAATAGGCCGAGGACTTGACCACAAAGCAATCGTGCTCTGAAGGTCAACCGATGGTGGTTGTCGCTGCGCTCTGTATCCTTCGCCGGGTCCGGAGCAGCGCGTGACCGCTGGGGTTGGTTGGTAGGAGGGCAGTGTTGCCCGCGTCCACTATGTGATTCTGAAACAGCAAACACCGCCCCCCACGGCAGAGTTGGTGGGGGTGTGTGGTGTTGATAGTTTCATAGTGTTACGGCGGTTATGGCGAAGGGGAAACACCCGGTTACATTCCGAACCCGGAAGTTAAGCTCTTCAGCGCCGATGGTACTGCACCGGGGACGGTGTGGGAGAGTAGGTCGCCGCCGGACAATCTTTGAGAAGGGTCACCCCATGCGGGGTGGCCCTTCTTTCATTTCCGGCCCCGTTTTGTTCTCCGGGGGCTTTCCCGGGGGTTCCTCGGAGGGTTTTTCCTCTTGGGGTTTTCCCTGGGGGTTTCCTGGCGGCTTTTTGCCTGCGGATCCACCGCGCGGAGCCGCGGGGTTTCCCTGGGTTTCCCTGGGTTTCCCGGTGGTGTTTATGGGCTGATCCGGCCGTGTGACGACGGCTCGACGTCGATCGCGGTTATTTCTCGTCCTGGATCGGTGTCTGGGCCTCGACAAAGGCGGCGGCCATGGCCGGCGTGTCCTGGTACTCCCGCCAGTGCACCGTCTTCCCGTCGCGCACCCTGAGAACCGTGACGAAAGGAGAGGAAGCGCGGCGGCCGGTAGCTTTGATCGTTCCGACGAGTTCGTACTCGACGACGATCACCTCTTGATCGGTGGTCTCGTGGATGACCGTGTTGCGGACCTCTTCTATGGTGAATTGCCGAACGAAGGCGGCCCTTTCAGGGGCGGCGAAGTCGAGGAACTTCTCGCGTCCCTCGTAGCGCCGGGTCCTGCCCGGTGGGGCGAAGGGCATTTCGATGATGACATCCTCGGCCAGGTCCTTCCCGGTGTCCACGCTGTTGTCGAGCCACTGCTGCCGCATGCGCTCGAAGATCTCTCGGGGACCCGGAACGGTGACGGTTTCGGCCATGGTGGTCCTTTCCCGGTGAACGACTAAGATGAGTCGATACTCATCTTAATGATGATGGTGAGTCGAGACTCACTTTGTCAACGTCGCAGGAAGGCCGATCAGATGACCTCCTCGAAGCCCTCTCCGGATGCGACGGGAAACTCCGGAGATCCTGGCGGTGCCAAGCCGTTGCGTGCCGACGCCCGACGCAATCGAGAGCGCATCCTCGCCGCAGCCGAGGTGGCCTTCGCGGAAAAGGGCCCGGCGGCGTCGACCGACGAGGTCGCCGCTCGCGCGGGGGTGGCCATAGGCACGGTTTTCAAGCACTTCCCCACCAAGCAGGCCCTGTTGCAGGCCATCATGAAAGATCTTCTCCTCCGGCTCACCCAGGAGGTGGACACGCTTGCCGCCGCCTCCCCTCACGAAGGGCTCTTCACCTTCATCGCCCGGATGGTCGAGCAGGCGGCACAGAAGAAGACCGTCGTCGGCCTCTTGGCGGAGGCGGGCTTGGCGGAGGCGGGCATCGATCTCCAGGTCGCCGACTCGGTGCAGTTGCTGCGCGAGGGCATCGACGTGCTTCTGACGCGCTCCCAGGATGCCGGCGCCGTCCGTGAGGACGTCCGTCTGGACGAAGTGATCGCCCTTCTCACCGGTGTCTGCCAGGGCGCGCTACACGCCGGCTGGAATCGTGATCTTCAACACCGGACCCTTGCCATCGTCTTTGAGGGACTCCGTCCGTTCGAGGCCCGCGGAGGTGCGATCGGCCCTTCCTCCTGAACTCGGCCTCTACTCCTGAACCTGGAGCAGGGGTTCGATCCGGTAGGGAACCTGGACGGACAGGGCGATCGTGGTGTCCGTACGCTGGACAGCGGGTGAGGCCAGGATGCGGGCGATGATTTCCTGGAGGTCCGGGGTGCTGCGGGCGACCACCCGGCAGAGCAGGTCGGACTGGCCGCTGGTGCCGTACACCTCGAGGATCTCCGGCAGTGACTCCAGGATCTGTACCGCCTCGGTCAGGCGCCCCTGGGCGATCTGCAGGGAGACGAAGGCCAGGATCGGGTAGCCGGCGCCCTCGGGGGTGACCGTGGGGCCGAAGTCGGAGATGACGCCGCGGGCGAGCAACTTCTCGACGCGGGCCTGCACGGTGCCTCGCGCCACGCCGAGCAGGCGGGCCAGCTCGGTGAGGCCGATGCGGGGGTGGGCGCGCATGGTCACCAGGAGGCGGCTGTCCAGCTTGTCGAGAGGCATGGCATCAGATTAGGCGATATGACCAGTGCGGTGCCGGTCCGATCCCGTCCTTCTAGGCGAATCGCGCAGCGAAACTGCGCGCTCTTGCCATCGAATCGAGAAATTGCTGTCATTTCCTTCATGTTTGAGGAAGCGCAGTATTTCGCACCGACGGCCACCCGTGACGACGGCACTGTCGAGGTTGAACTCGCCGCGAGTCATCCTGGTTTCGCTGATCCGGTCTATCGAGCCCGTCGCAACGCGATCGCCGCGCTCGCTGTGAACCATGTGCCCGGCTCCCCCATCCCGACGGCCGAGTACACCGAGCAGGAGCATGAGGTGTGGGCGCTGGTCAGCCAGGCGCTGGCGGCCAAGCACCGCACCTACGCGACCGCCGAATACGTGGAGGCGACCGGGAGGCTGGGGCTGCCCGCTGAGCGGATCCCGCAGCTTCAGGAGGTCAGCGACCTGCTGGAGCCGTTGACCGGCTTCCGCTACCTCCCTGCCGCCGGGCTGGTGCCGCTCAGGGACTTCTACGGTGTGCTGGCGGACGGGTTCTTCCATTCCACGCAGTACATCAGGCACCATTCCACGCCGCTCTACACGCCTGAGCCGGACGTGATCCACGAGGTGATCGGGCACGCCAACGCGCTTGCCTCCGACCGTTACTCGCAGCTCTACCGGCTCGCCGGGGGTGCGGCGCGAAGGGTCGAGAGCAAGGAGGCGCTGGAGTTCATCTCGAAGATCTTCTGGTTCACGCTGGAGTTCGGTGTGATGACGGACCAGGGCGAGCTGCGGGCGTACGGCGCGGGCATCCTGTCCTCCTACGGGGAGATCGAGGAGTTCCGCGGCATGGACATCCGGCCGCTGGATCTTGCCGCGATGGGAACCACTCACTACGACATCACGAAATACCAGGATGTGCTCTTCCGAGCGGATTCACTGGAGCACCTGGAGGACGTGGTCGGGGGGTTCTGGGCGACCTGCGACGACGAGATCATCGCCAAAATGGCAGCCGAGGCTCATTAGGGCCGGGAGGCCGTCCGATCCCTGACGCATCCCCAAACCGGAGGGCGCGGTCAAGCGCATCCTGACGGCCTTCCGAGACGGGCGGGGATGCGCGGCGAACGCGCGCTGACAGGTCCCGCCGACCGGCCGGGATCTGTCAGGAACGCTTCAGGCCGAGCCGTCAGGAGGTCTTGTCGACCAGGCGGTACCCCACGCCGCGCACGGTCTGGATCAGCTGATCGTCGGTGTCGCCGAGGCGGGCGCGAAGGCGTTTGACGTGTACGGCGATCGTGTTGGTCGAGGTGGTGTCGGTGGAGTTCCAGACGTGCCGCATGATCTGCTCGCGGGTCACCGTGCGGTGCGCGTTGCGCATCAGATAGTGCAACAGCTCGAACTCGCGCAGGGGCAGGTGGACGGTCCGGCCGTCTACCTTCACCTGGTAGGCGTTCACGTCCAGTTCGACCTTGCCGACCGTGAGCGTCCGGCGGATCCCTGACTCACCGGTGAACGCGGCCTGCACCAGAGGCAAGAGCTCGGGCACCCGGTACGGCCGGGCCACGCATGCGGTGGCCCCGGCCGCGAGTGCCTGTACGGCCTGCTGGGCGTGTCCCTCGCCCACACCCAGCAGGACGGGGATCGCCCGCGTCAGCCGTACGGCGCGAATGAACTCCACCGCTCCGATGATCGGCAGTGAGGCGCTGACGAGGACGACGTCAGGCCGGAGCGCCCCGGCCTGCAACAGGGCCTGGGCGCCGTCGGTGACTCCCATGACCTCGACACCCTCACGTTCGAGGGCCGCTGCCAGGTCATGAACCAGCACCGCCTCAGGATCGGCCACCAGCAGCATGGGCGCTGTTCGTGTGTCCCCGTTCACATCAAGTGCCGACTGCGGCTGGATCACGCAGATCCTCCAATATCGGTTTAGCCGAAGCGACCGGTGATGTAGTCCTCGGTCGCCTTCTGGGAGGGATTGGTGAAGATCCGGGAGGTGTCGTCCATCTCGACGACGTGACCCGGCTGTCCCTGACCCGCGAGGTTGAAGAAGGCGGTGCGGTCGCTCACCCGTGCCGCCTGCTGCATGTTGTGCGTCACGATGATGATCGTGAACTGGCTCTTCAGCTCGGCCATCAGGTCCTCGATCGCCAGAGTGGAGATCGGGTCCAGCGCGGAACAGGGCTCGTCCATCAGGAGAACCTCGGGCTTGACCGCGATGGCTCTGGCGATGCACAGCCGCTGCTGCTGGCCGCCGGAGAGGCCGGCACCGGGCTTGTTGAGGCGGTCCTTGACCTCGTTCCAGAGGTTGGCGGACGTCAGCGACTTCTCGACGATGCCGTCGATCTCGGACTTCGGGTGCTTGCCGTTGAGCCGGAGCCCCGCCGCCACGTTCTCGTAGATCGACATCGTGGGGAACGGGTTGGGGCGCTGGAAGACCATGCCGATCATCCGGCGCACCGATACCGGTTCGACGTCGGCGGCGTAGAGGTCCTCCCCGTCGAGCAGGACCTTGCCCTCCACGCGTGCGCCGGGGATGACCTCGTGCATGCGGTTCAGCGTCCGCAGGAAGGTCGACTTGCCACAGCCGGAGGGACCGATGAAGGCGGTGATCGACTGAGGCTCGATCGTCATCGAGATGTCCTCGATCGCCTTGTGCTTTCCGTAGTACGCGTCGAGGCCGGAGACTTGGATCTGCTGGCTCATATTCGACATTCCTTCCTATCGGTCCCTGGCGGGCGAGCGCCATCTGCCAATGAGGCGTGCCGCGAGGTTGAGCAGCATGACGATCAGAATGAGCGTGAGCGCTCCGGCCCACGCGCGGTCGACCGCGGTGTCCGTCGGACGGACCGCCTGATCGAAGACATAGAGCGGCAACCCCATCTGCGGCCCGTTGAAGGGGTCGGTGTTGATGGAGTCGGTGAAGAAGACCGTGAGCAGGAGCGGAGCGGTCTCTCCCGCGACACGCGCGATCGCCAGCATGACGCCGGTCGCGATACCGGCGAACGCGGTGGGCAGGACGACCTTGGTGATCGTCCGCCACTTCGGCACGCCCAGTGCGTAGGAGGCCTCGCGCAGGTCGTTCGGGACCAGCCGGAGCATCTCCTCGGCGGAGCGGACCACCGTCGGCATCATCAGGATCGACAGGGCCAGCGCGCCGGCGAAGCCGGAGAACGGCATGCCCAGGACCAGGATCCAGAAGGCCAGGATGAACAGACCGGAAACGACGGAGGGGATGCCGGTCATGACGTCCACGAAGAAACTGATCGCTCGGCCCAGCCGGCCGCCCTGGCCGTACTCCACGAGATAGATCGCGGTGAGCAGGCCGATGGGGACCGAGATCAGCGAGGCCAGCAGGACCTGCTCCAGGGTGCCGACGATGGCGTGGTAGGCGCCGCCGCCGGCGTCCCTGGCGCCGATGTTGCGCATGGAGTGCGTCAGGAACTCGAGGTCGAACCGGGCGAGACCGTTCTTGATCACCATCCAGAGGACCGAGACGAGCGGTACCACGGCGATGGCGAACGACAGATAGACGAGCGACTGGACGAGCCGGTCCTTGAAGCGCCTGCCGGGAGAGACGCGCTGGATCGTGGTCATGCGGCGGCTCCCGAGAACTCCTTGCGACGAGCGACGATCAAACGGGCGCCGGTGTTCACGAGCAACGTGATGACGAACAGCACCAGGCCCGACGCGATCAGCGCGCCGCGCCCGATCGGAGTGGCCTCACCGAATCCGAGGGCGATGTTGGCGGCGATGCTGTTGCCCTGGGGGGTGAGGATCTCGAGGCTGATGCCGAACGTCGCGGGGAAGATGAGCGCGACGGCGATGGTCTCTCCCATGGCCCGGCCGAGACCGAGCATGGCGGCGCTGATGACGCCGGGACGCCCGAACGGCAGGACCGCGGTCTTGATCACTTCCCAGCGGGTCGCGCCGAGGGCCAGTGCCGCCTCCTCGTGCATCCTGGGCACCTGGAGGAACACCTCCCGGGAGATCGCCGCGATGATCGGCAGGATCATGACCGCGAGCACGATCGACGCCGTCAGCATCGAACGGCCCACGATGAGATCGCCACCGAACAGCGGGATGAATCCCAGGTACTCGTTGAGGAACTTGGAGGGCCCGTCCATGAACGGGACGAGGAAGGCGATACCCCAGAGGCCATAAACGATGCTGGGAACAGCCGCCAGCAGGTCGATGACGTATCCCAGGACTCCAGCCATGCGCCGGGGCGCGTAGTGGGAGATGAAGAGCGCCACTCCGATGGCCACCGGCACCGCCATGATCAGTGCGAGGGTCGCGCTGATCACGGTGCCGAACGCCAGGGCCCCGATACCGAAGACCTGGCTGCTGTTCGGCTCCCAGGTGAGGTCGGTGAAGAAGCTCCCCTTGTTGGCCTGCAGGGCCGGAATCGCCTCGACGATGAGGAAGACCGCGATGGCCGCCATGATCGCGAGCAGGAGGATTCCGGCGCCCGTGGAGGCGTAGCGGAAGACAACTTCACCTCGGCTGCGCCGCGAGGCGGATCGGCTCAGGGCCGATCCGCCGTCGCGGGTACGTACTGGAGTCGCCATCGGCTAGGAGATCGCCTCGACGGCGGTCTTGACCTTGGCGAGCAGCGTCGCCGGCAGCGGCGCGTAGCCAAGGCCGGTCAGCGCCTGCTGACC
It includes:
- a CDS encoding phenylalanine 4-monooxygenase; amino-acid sequence: MFEEAQYFAPTATRDDGTVEVELAASHPGFADPVYRARRNAIAALAVNHVPGSPIPTAEYTEQEHEVWALVSQALAAKHRTYATAEYVEATGRLGLPAERIPQLQEVSDLLEPLTGFRYLPAAGLVPLRDFYGVLADGFFHSTQYIRHHSTPLYTPEPDVIHEVIGHANALASDRYSQLYRLAGGAARRVESKEALEFISKIFWFTLEFGVMTDQGELRAYGAGILSSYGEIEEFRGMDIRPLDLAAMGTTHYDITKYQDVLFRADSLEHLEDVVGGFWATCDDEIIAKMAAEAH
- a CDS encoding nuclear transport factor 2 family protein — protein: MAETVTVPGPREIFERMRQQWLDNSVDTGKDLAEDVIIEMPFAPPGRTRRYEGREKFLDFAAPERAAFVRQFTIEEVRNTVIHETTDQEVIVVEYELVGTIKATGRRASSPFVTVLRVRDGKTVHWREYQDTPAMAAAFVEAQTPIQDEK
- a CDS encoding TetR/AcrR family transcriptional regulator, whose protein sequence is MMMVSRDSLCQRRRKADQMTSSKPSPDATGNSGDPGGAKPLRADARRNRERILAAAEVAFAEKGPAASTDEVAARAGVAIGTVFKHFPTKQALLQAIMKDLLLRLTQEVDTLAAASPHEGLFTFIARMVEQAAQKKTVVGLLAEAGLAEAGIDLQVADSVQLLREGIDVLLTRSQDAGAVREDVRLDEVIALLTGVCQGALHAGWNRDLQHRTLAIVFEGLRPFEARGGAIGPSS
- a CDS encoding Lrp/AsnC family transcriptional regulator; translated protein: MPLDKLDSRLLVTMRAHPRIGLTELARLLGVARGTVQARVEKLLARGVISDFGPTVTPEGAGYPILAFVSLQIAQGRLTEAVQILESLPEILEVYGTSGQSDLLCRVVARSTPDLQEIIARILASPAVQRTDTTIALSVQVPYRIEPLLQVQE
- a CDS encoding response regulator transcription factor; this encodes MIQPQSALDVNGDTRTAPMLLVADPEAVLVHDLAAALEREGVEVMGVTDGAQALLQAGALRPDVVLVSASLPIIGAVEFIRAVRLTRAIPVLLGVGEGHAQQAVQALAAGATACVARPYRVPELLPLVQAAFTGESGIRRTLTVGKVELDVNAYQVKVDGRTVHLPLREFELLHYLMRNAHRTVTREQIMRHVWNSTDTTSTNTIAVHVKRLRARLGDTDDQLIQTVRGVGYRLVDKTS
- the pstA gene encoding phosphate ABC transporter permease PstA, with amino-acid sequence MTTIQRVSPGRRFKDRLVQSLVYLSFAIAVVPLVSVLWMVIKNGLARFDLEFLTHSMRNIGARDAGGGAYHAIVGTLEQVLLASLISVPIGLLTAIYLVEYGQGGRLGRAISFFVDVMTGIPSVVSGLFILAFWILVLGMPFSGFAGALALSILMMPTVVRSAEEMLRLVPNDLREASYALGVPKWRTITKVVLPTAFAGIATGVMLAIARVAGETAPLLLTVFFTDSINTDPFNGPQMGLPLYVFDQAVRPTDTAVDRAWAGALTLILIVMLLNLAARLIGRWRSPARDR
- the pstB gene encoding phosphate ABC transporter ATP-binding protein PstB; protein product: MSQQIQVSGLDAYYGKHKAIEDISMTIEPQSITAFIGPSGCGKSTFLRTLNRMHEVIPGARVEGKVLLDGEDLYAADVEPVSVRRMIGMVFQRPNPFPTMSIYENVAAGLRLNGKHPKSEIDGIVEKSLTSANLWNEVKDRLNKPGAGLSGGQQQRLCIARAIAVKPEVLLMDEPCSALDPISTLAIEDLMAELKSQFTIIIVTHNMQQAARVSDRTAFFNLAGQGQPGHVVEMDDTSRIFTNPSQKATEDYITGRFG
- the pstC gene encoding phosphate ABC transporter permease subunit PstC, which gives rise to MATPVRTRDGGSALSRSASRRSRGEVVFRYASTGAGILLLAIMAAIAVFLIVEAIPALQANKGSFFTDLTWEPNSSQVFGIGALAFGTVISATLALIMAVPVAIGVALFISHYAPRRMAGVLGYVIDLLAAVPSIVYGLWGIAFLVPFMDGPSKFLNEYLGFIPLFGGDLIVGRSMLTASIVLAVMILPIIAAISREVFLQVPRMHEEAALALGATRWEVIKTAVLPFGRPGVISAAMLGLGRAMGETIAVALIFPATFGISLEILTPQGNSIAANIALGFGEATPIGRGALIASGLVLFVITLLVNTGARLIVARRKEFSGAAA